The genome window AATATATAGAAACAGATCTGACAGATATGAAGGATACCTCCTCCACATTTCAAAACCAACTTTTAATGCTTGCATTTTCTCTTAGGCTGTACAAGACTTTATAAAATAGACCAACACCAATAAAGGTACATAATTACTTCAACGTACAAAAGTtcatgtaatcataaaaaaactgcattaacaTATACAACGTGAAGCCACAATATATGTAAATAGcaaaaattgatttaacttttaataaagttaatcaGTACTTATAACCtaacagtatttaatttaaaaaaaacaattcaaaaagcAACAACATAAACAAGACAAATTGAtgccagataaaatttttatgaattatgtttaaacaatttatcatattCAATGAAAAGTTTCAATAATTCCTTCCAAGATCTAAGCTATAACTAAAAACCAGTAAGGCCAAATGTGATAAACAGAgataaagtaattgaaaataatctgaaatattactttcaatttaaattattttcaaaatttattagctCAATTCATGCAGTTCACATGTTAACTTTGTTGGCACAATATTGTAGCACTTTGTTAGCATATTCATATTATTCACAGaatttatgcaatattaaaatgaatacaaaaatcaGATAGATGAGGAATcacaatatataacaaaaataactttaaactaATCCAAGATACTGGGACATCAAAAATTGCAattcatgaaaagttttaaacaatacaTGAAaagatataatacaattatttccataaacaaatatttaaacacttAAAAGTGATCATAAGAGCACATTATAAAACTGTgagatatatataatttcataatgatCACTTTCACATATATTGTtcattgatatatataaatatgtgtaaacctttttttttaatatataaaccacCTGGtacaaaatattggaaaaagacataccttaccttaattttatcattaaagttCTTTTGCAAGATCCCATATCCTCAaacatgattgaaatatttaattaaactgcacattaaaaattcaaaatactatAAGTATACTCTATAAtgctagatttcttgaacattatagaaattagaaaaataataaatgaagttatctaatatggcagactatataataaacaataaacattctatttctgacattaacacaaatttagcatattacagattaataaaagcgacacataaaattaaatgtattagaaaaatgttacatataaaatacaaacaaaattgaaaaatgttacatataaaatacaaacaaaatttaaatttgataaaccatcagacattGTTTGAGGGAGACACTtcataaaaactgcaacagaagAGCACCACTCACATAATAAATTGCAtgcaattttcaatatttttaatatttaatgtgcagtgtaattaaatatttcaatcatgactggaGGTGCGGGATCTTACcaagtactttcatgataaaattaaggtaagatatgtcttatcttaatattctgtatcaggtggtttatattaatataacttaacaatacaaagaaataataggaatcttaaaaatattaatttcagtaaagcaatatatacatataataaaatattataagtatgaCCAATATTTTAGATATACATTAAATCACACTTTAGCTTATGAGCTATGTAGGTAATGTATATCAATTTGTACGACACTGGCGAGtattgtcattaataaaacttcAACAAGCAAGGAATCTATACTCAAAATTCAGTGATCTATgagaatttgtttattaaatgcaATTTCATCTGCTGGGGTTTTCATCCTAATGAAGCACCCTTTAATTTTCTAAGATACTATTCCCTGAAATTCTGCAAGTATAGTGGAATATCAGGTGTAAGAGAGCACAGTTTTTATGAGCTTGTCCAAAACTAGGGCAGCATATTGTATAACATCACTAAGTTATTGCATGTATTTATACAAACTTCATTACACAATAATCTTATTAGttgtaaagttttattgtttttcagcaAGGCATGAAGTGCAGTGATGCTGCCTTTCTCCTTCAAATAACAGACTAGATGTGGAGTCTCATAAAATATGTTAACACAAAACacttttgaatgaaataatacaaagatgaaaagaaatgtaaagactttaatataaaaaaaagtaatataatacaaCTTAAGTATTCAAgatgaaacaattacaaaataacaatgaataagTTAATCTTTTACTGATGATTACATTATCTGGTtactaataaaactgttaaattatgacaataaataataaattatttatagcgaTAAGACTTTagcaaatagattttttacatcaattacaGCATggtatgtaaaaattagaaaaaaaaactgtaaaattactcAGGGTTATAACTTGCTTTCActatattttctatacaaaaccAAAAACCCAGATTCTAAAAACAAACTatcttaatataaacaattatattaagaatataatattatattattatataataatagattataattatattatattattaagaataataatttcaaacatttatgtAATGGCAATTGAACCCAAAgactataaaatgaaatttcagtcAATTATTCAACATTGTAGAAAGAATAAGCTAGGTTAACAAtagtgtgaaaaatttatttacaatctaggtcattttcattttatgaactttttgttATAACATAATCTACGCCTCCATACATAAATTTCACCTACTCACACATTTAAGTACGGTTTTAAGATATTGAATCTTATATAATGCGTAAAATACAATAACtgctaaaataatagtttaaatgaatattttattttattattaaatttcaaatcacaATGACATtgggaaaatcaataaaattcatattaataaatatattataatataatattataagattaatatttcaCCTTGTTCATTTCCaaccttaatataaataaaacagggatgtcaaattattttcaaaaacagtcTTGGCTCTCTACTAACCTATTTGACAATTTTGATAGATTTAGCCTGACAActttggtaaaaaatattaattatatttgtttaaaaattctgcaGTGTATGCTGATGTTAAATTCTGttgaggtaaataaaatttattgcattccTTAATATTTTCCTCACTATTACACTGAATCAACCATTGTAAATTCTTTACTCTCTTTCCAATACTGTTTTTATACAACACACAATTATTAAAACAGCAGTGATTGGGGTTATGTTTCTTtgttgataatgaaaataaatatttttttaaaattatttatttgatttaatcattaaaatagattcaaaaattgtttatattactagtataaaaatgtgttatgaatttaaatattttaaataaaaggtattttttaaattcgacttgACCTAACAGTCAATTTGAATTTCAGGAGGTATACTTACAAACTAATTTGTAATAGTAGGTTTAATGCATGGAGTtccaataaaaaactaaacattttgatGCATGCATTTTACACAAAAATCTACTAACAAACAATGCCCACTATGAACTGGAAAATGGATTAACATAGCTGCAAAAAATTTGCTCAGCAGGTATAAGATTATAGATTTACTAACTCATGATCTGttgtatagataaatttttttcagaacaattGTAAGTGCTAAATGAAAAAAGCACAATTTTGTGCTTTTTGCACAAGagtacaaaaaagcaaaaatcttgttttaatcaAGTTATACTAACTTAATACTATTAATTGTATGGGATTTTCTTAAAAGCTtacagataacattaaaaaaagatttagaaaagttTAAACTGTGACTTTGcacaaattactaataattttaattatttgatatttaattgacaatattcttaaaataaattatgaagttatATAAAGGTTAAAGAAATGTCATGGCTGACCTACAAAGCAGGATGCAAATGATACAAGCTGATTTAATCTACAGGCCTACATAGTTGtactattacttttaataataaaattaaaatttctttatttaacatggtgaaattgtttaatttaaatagattagaaaatgataccaaatcaaataaaaatagtaataataatgtactcTAAAACAAATCTAGTATCACAATGTTGAAATTAactttgctttaaaaataaatgttctgcTTTACTACTATATGCAAGTTTCCTGTAAAgcaaagtaatttttcttaaagtagtacaaacaacaaatgtaaaaaagttaataacaaaaataaccaaaaactgacaataataattaaccgttagttgaaaattaaatttttcacatataaaGGAGGCTACTTTTATCAGcttctttaaatttacttaaattaaaatttataatctgaaCAGATTAATCCTTTAGTACTCCTgtctacattatattaaaatataaatttaattccaaCCAGGTTGATGAAAGTTGAATCTAAGattctattttaaacatattgGAAGATATTCTGACCTTCATTTAGAAATAACACTGCATTATTTAATAACccatttaactaaaaaaagaaaaaaactacaaaaaatttattttcttcaatgttTAAGTCCAATCCAAAATCAGTCAATATTAACAAAACAGGTTTCATTGGCAATTTTAACACATTaatagaaagttaataaaaattaagtataacatTACAAACATTCTCTTAATTAAGACAAACAAAACTGCTCAATCATCAACAACACCACCAGGGAATTCAAAATCCTCACTTCTACCTTCAAGATCATCTTCATCAGGATACTCAAATTCTCTTGTTTTTACATCAGCATCTTCaccatattgtaaaatattgtctATAGTCAACAGAACATTTGAAATGCTTTCTTCATCACGTAAATCAATAGGTATAAAACGAACTAAGCTAAAATCTTCAATAATTCTACCAATTGCTTCAGATAAACGTTTATGATTTTCACTCCACTTGGAGCTGTTCGATTCCAAATCACCCAAGAGAGCAGTAGGGTCAGGATCTAAATAATTATCCAACACACTACGAGCAGATTTACTTAAAAGATCCATTTTAGTAAGTAAATTAACATGTGGAAGTTCAAGGTTAACCATAACTGATAATGCTGCCATGGTGCCAGAAATAAATTTTCCACCATCAACCATAAACTGAGCATCTACTAAAAATACTGCACAAACATTAAAATTCcagttttgtaaatattctaCTAATTGACGAATTGTTCTCATGTGAGTATACAATTCAATCTGACCAGgacaatcaaataaaatataatcatcatCAACATCTTCACCTAACTGTTCTTTTAACCAATCAGAATTTTCTAACAAATATTCCATACAAAAAACAAGTCCACCATTTGGGCCAAATTTCATATCTTCATCTTCCATTGCATCATCAACATGTATTAATTCGCGAATATCAACCATAGGTTCATAATCGAAATATTCAGCAGCTGGATCTAAATTAAcaactcttattatttttctggCATCTTCTGCATGCCTAACCAAATTAGAACAATACGTTGATTTCCCACTCCCAGCAGGTCCCATAACAAGTTGAGCAtacctcattttttatttcactgaccTAATTATTAACTGTTTCCATcgaaaaaactgtaatttttacgttttcaacccgattacaaaaaaattcatcaattcgGGCAATGTTGTTATGCCTAACACTtcacaaacaaaattacaaaatattaccgTAAAACAACGATTTCATAAATACACAAACCTTAAATAcaactgaaaatttattgaaatattgtaaCCACAAACCGAACAATGACTCTAAATACTATTAAAGTATTATCACACTAGTTTTCAAGGACAAACCGAAATAACCATCAAAAATTCGCACTGTCAACAGCTTCCGTAAAATTATGATCTAGGAGGTACACTTCCTGAAGAAATACTACCTATACGACCTGCCATGTCGTAACTTTTACGTCCATAAAAAATGACAACTTATTTAATGcagaataaaaagtacaaaaacttaCCTTTAATCTTGTAATTAGTAAAATGACGTAATGTACGGTTAAGATACTGTTATgagttatttttgaaatataataatatgacaaCACACTTCCAAATTTCGACAAATCAGCAAACGGTACCTTGATTAACTCTATTCACAACATCAAATGTCACTAAAACGTGACCGATAATTATGAAGTGAGTATTTGATTTCTATAGTCGCTAAGTAAAATTCACTttcttatgttaaattttttagataacattttatctaaaaaattattgtttgcagTTACAACATatagtgtattatatattttgaaaatattatagtaatataaacaagaatatatttaagaaaaaatattaattttaataaattagactgTAATAGCATCGTTATCTAacgataatttatttgaatagttataaaatgtaattagcaGTTAATTGTTTAACCCCGCCTCTTATTTTAAATCGAGTAAAGTTAGAAGCTGATTATCATTAAGAAAGTTTTCCagaaagcatttttttataaaatcgactttttgcttttaaaatgcTTATTGCCCATTTTGCGTAATACATCTCTAAATTAATAAACTTGAATTCtgcagtaaaatttgttttttctgtactaagaatgtattttttaaaaatcagttttttcacaGTGCAAACAGTCACTTCCCTCTGCATACATGTGTAATTTAAATCAAGCTATGATTTAGATACTATTAGTGTATAGTTCttcttttaatatgtattaaaagaaaaaccagcataaattttacctaatatttCACTGAATTACGTTTCTAACCGTAATAAAGGTAGGCAGACTTTTGTGCATcatattttagtaatttctaatgtttttttaagatagATCAATTAGTTTATTACATTAGAGGACAATAATTAAGTCCACAATCTCTAGAGAACGGTTTACTAGACGTGTGTAAAAACAGTATTATGCCCttccaaataaaatatcattgtatTACACAAATCCTTTGCTTCTAGAAATGATTTCaatgtaaaaatcaatttcaatttttatttagtcaCAATGTATTACTTGTTATAGATAATgctgttaacaattaaatattggCATATTATTTACACTAATGAGGTTGTGAGGTCTATTAAAACCATATGACTTAAGCagatagttatataaatattcataactaaTGATTAAAAGGAAATATACTTATGATTTGAATGTAGAACATCATGTACTCTTACACAGATCTCATTTAATTCACAGTGAATAATCTTTTTGGTGGGGATCTGGTTGGATAGTTTATAGTTGTTAGGTATTTCTATATATTGCATAACCAAGTAATTGTTTACAAAGAtggattcattaattaaatctaaaatataataaatcttagGGTGTTGGTGAAGTATCATGTGTAGTCTGAAATACTGTAGGAAAAACACCATATTTAATATATCTCGCTTGAAGCAATAAAATAGATGAACAATAACAAATGATCCAAATTAAACGTttacaaaatactaatttattgttaaacaaaaccaaaaaactaTTGCTTTGTGTTTCCTCAcccatttccaaaaatattttaaaagttaaggCTGTGAGGTTTGAATTTCTTCTAAAAGAAAGCTCTATAATTAGGCTTGACGTTTTTCagaaattgtttgtttgttttaattacatcacaaaattctcaacaaaaaagttctgaattaattgtaacatttagcagatgttttaattaactcagcgtcaaataatgggcaggcaggagtaggtttcgtgatgaacaagaagatagggaggagagtggagtatttcaagacgcatagcgatagtcattgtaataaggataaaatcaaaatctaaacctacatcgattgttaacgtctatatgcctacaagcgcccatgatgatgatgaggtagagtgtgtatacgaagagattgatgaagcaattaaacacgtaaaaggagatgaaaatttaataatagttggagattggaatgcaagcattggaaaaggcaaggaaggaaatatagtgggtgaatacgggctgggcaaaaggaatgaaagaggggaccgacttatagagttttgcacgaagtataatttagtaattgccaacacccaatttaaaaatcataatagaagaatatacacttggaaaaagccaggcgatactgcaaggtatcacatagattatatcatggttaagcaaagattcagaaatcaactcgttgactgcaaaacttaccctggagcagacattgatagcgaccataatttggtgataatgaaatgtagattggggtttaaaaacctgaaggaaaggtgtcagatgaatcggtggaatttagagaagcttgaggaagaggcggtaaagaagatttttgaggaggacatcgcaagaggtctgagtaaaaaagataaggtagtaaatgtagaagaagaatgggagaatgttaaaaaggaaattcttaaatcagcagaagcaaacttaggcggaataaagagaactggtagaaaaccttgggtttcagacgatatattgcagctgatggatgaacgtagaaaatataagaatgctagtgatgaagaaagtaaaaggaactatcggcaattaagaaatgctataagcaggaagtgcaaactggcgaaagaaaagtggattaaagaaaagtgttcagaagtggaaagagaaatgaacattggtaaaatagacggagcatacaggaaagttaaggaaaattttgggatacataaattaaaatctaataatgtgttaaacaaagatggtacaccaatatataatacgaaaggtaaagtcgatagatgggtggaatatattgaagagttatacggaggaaatgaattagaaaatggtgttatagaggaagaagacgaagttgaggaggatgaaatgggagaaacaatactgagatctgaatttaagagagcattaaaagatttaaatggcagaaaggctcctggagtagacggaatacctgtagaattactgcgcagtgcaggtgaggaagcgattgatagattatacaaactggtgtgtaatatttctgaaaaaggggaatttccgtctgacttgaaaaaaagtgttatagtaatgataccaaagaaagcaggggcagataaatgtgaagaatacagaacaattagtttaactagtcatgcatcaaaaatcttaactagaattctatacagaagaattgagaggagagtggaggaagtgttaggagaagaacaatttggtttcaggaaaagtatagggacaagggaagcaattttaggcctcagattaatagtagaaggaagattaaagaaaaacaaaccaacatacttggcgtttatagatctagaaaaggcattcgataacgtagactggaataaaatgttcagcattttaaaaaaattagggttcaaatacagagatagaagaacaattgctaacatgtacaggaaccaaacagcaacagtaacaattgaagaacataagaaagaagccgtaataagaaagggagtccgacaaggatgttccctatctccattactttttaatatttacatggaactagcagttaatgatgttaaaaaacaatttagattcggagtaacagtacaagttgaaaagataaagatgctacgatttgctgatgatatagtaattctagccgagagtaaaaaggatttagaagaaacaatgaacggcatagatgaagtcctacgcaagaactatcgcatgaaaataaacaagaacaaaacaaaagtaatgaaatgtagtagaaataataaagattgaccactgaatgtgaaaataagaggagaaaagattatggaggtagaagaattttgttagttgggaagtagaattactaaagatggacgaagcaggagcgatataaaatgcagaatagcgcaagctaaacgagccttcagtaagaaatataatttgtttacatcaaaaattaatttaaatgtcaggaaaagatttttgaaagtgtatgtttggagtgtcgctttatatggaagtgaaacttggacgatcggagtatctgagaagaaaagattagaagcttttgaaatgtggtgctataggagaatgttaaaaatcagatgggtggataaagtgaaaaatgaagaggtattgcggcaaatagatgaagaaaccagcatttggaaaaatatagttaagagaagagacagacttataggccacatactaaggcatcctggaatagtcgctttaatattggaaggacaggtagaagggaaaaattgtgtaggcaggccacgtttggaatatgtaaaacaaattgttagggatgtaggatgtagagggtatactgaaatgaaacgactagcactagatagggaatcttggagagctgcat of Lycorma delicatula isolate Av1 chromosome 9, ASM4794821v1, whole genome shotgun sequence contains these proteins:
- the LOC142330419 gene encoding GPN-loop GTPase 3 — its product is MRYAQLVMGPAGSGKSTYCSNLVRHAEDARKIIRVVNLDPAAEYFDYEPMVDIRELIHVDDAMEDEDMKFGPNGGLVFCMEYLLENSDWLKEQLGEDVDDDYILFDCPGQIELYTHMRTIRQLVEYLQNWNFNVCAVFLVDAQFMVDGGKFISGTMAALSVMVNLELPHVNLLTKMDLLSKSARSVLDNYLDPDPTALLGDLESNSSKWSENHKRLSEAIGRIIEDFSLVRFIPIDLRDEESISNVLLTIDNILQYGEDADVKTREFEYPDEDDLEGRSEDFEFPGGVVDD